In the Balearica regulorum gibbericeps isolate bBalReg1 chromosome 3, bBalReg1.pri, whole genome shotgun sequence genome, AAAATCTTACAACAGGTTAATTACAATTTCCACATATTGTTCAAAATGAGTACAAATACCCCTGGCCAATTGGTTATGGTACGAACGTCAGACGTGGTTTTCAGCTGGGTGGGAAGAGCTCACTGGTGGACATGCAGGCAGGGTGTTTGCCTCGCTGGGACACCAGGAAGCCTGGCGAAGGGTCAGGAGACATCTCTCAACACCAGGTCACCCCTGCGCTGTACCCAGGGGAGCTCTGCATCCACACCTCCCCAGGCTTGGCTCGCTACCCCAGCCTGCACTGctggagttggggggggggtgatgcTGAGTTACACCTCACTGTCTGAGCCTTCCCATCGATTTCAGATTGGTACAGTGCAAAAGGTGGCCTTTTTCCTTGGGGGAAGCTCAGCAGCATGGGAGATCTCGTTACTGCCCTTCAGCCCTTACACTGAATTATTCTGCCTCCAAATGGCTGCGGGAAAGGACCAGATTTGGGAACCAATCCTGATGGCTTAGCGCTCAGAAACAGGAGCTGCCGCTAGACCTCTGGGGACACAGGGAACAGCAGAGGGCCAAGGGGTTCTGAGGCAGCCACAGGCCATAAAGGCAGAGGCAGGCGAGGTGCTGGGAGCCAGCCGTGCTTGTCCTCCTTGGGCTTGGACGCTGCTCGCCCCCCAACGGGCTCCCTGGGACCTTGTGTAAAACCTCCTGCAGATGATGGAGGCCTTCACACTGGCTTTGGCATGTCCTGGACTGGCCGCTGTGGGGGGGGCCCCGGCCTCGCGGGGGGGACGGAGACTGCAGTCTCTAGGTGTGGGTTTTCCTCCCCGAAAACCTACATCTGCGTGGTTGTTATTGCTTCTCGTGGACCCACGCATGGAGCAATAAACGGGGACAGCTTTCCCTCCTTTTACCCCCACtaagaggaaacaaacaaacaaacaaaaacctatGGCAAAATTAAactaactaaaataaataaaacctggtgaaaagaaaacatttgtatcTGCAATGCTCAATCCACATGGCTGGAAGGACTATCGCTATAGGACGCTATATACAGATAGGGTTCGTTTCATTCATGCAAATGTTACAAGTACCACGACAGCATGCCCGAGGAGGCAGATGAGGCGGGAGGAAAAGCCCTCGCTGCTCCGCACAGCCTTGGCTTAGGACACCAGACACGAGGTTGCGGCTGTGCATCCCCGAAGCATGGAGGGGGAAAGGCGAGGGGcatgtggggagggggggggaaatgctAGTTGTACACAcgccaaaccaaaaaaaaaaacaaacccccatCCCCAAATCAATGACGAAAACGGTTTGTGTTCTATCCTTAGAAAGCTCCCCATTTCCCCTTGTCTTCAGTCCGGTCTCTCGCTTCTCTCCAACAGGGCCAGAGGGGACGTTCCTGAGTGGCGAAGGCAGGCAGACAGCGGTCGGAGATCAGGACccttgctttcctctccttccctcgCCCACTGCTCTGTTTCTCACCAGCTACTCTGGCCTTCCCCGTACTGGCGTGCCGCGGTTGCCTTCGCATCCATCCTCCCGGGGGGGGCTGGTGGGTGGGAGAGAGCGATGGGAAAGGGCTCGGTAGCTATCAGCCGCTCTTGTTAGTAGAGTTGCAGAGAGGGCCCTGCCACCGGGCTCCTGGCTGGGGCCACTGCCCAGGGAGGGGTCCTGCTGGCTTTGGGGTCCTGCCTAGTTCAAAGGGTGCTCCAAAGCCGCTTTCCGTCAGCAGGTGTGTGAACATGgcaaatctcttttctttctctgttcgTTATACACAGCgttatatctatatctataccTATATATCACTCTATATAGatacatatagatatatatatatttactatCTCTGATTGTCCCTTTAGAAGCCCTTTATGTGGCAGTAGGCTTCCAGAGATGAGAAGAATATGTACAAGAGCCAGAGGAGGATAAAGAGTGAGGATGTGAGCAGCTTGGAAGTCCGCGGCCCGCCCAGCTCACCTCCAATCTCGGGTCTCCGCCGGTAGAGCAGCACGCCCACACTGATAAAAGCGAAAATGGTGAAGAGGGTGACGGAGAAGGCCAGGGTGCCGGGCGAGACTTGGAAGGCTTGTCCGTGCGCCGCGTGGTAGATGGCCGCGATGGACCAGGCCACACCAATGCCCAGGAAAACATTCACGGCATTGCTCCCGGTGACATTCCCGATGGAGGCATCCGCGTACTGGTCCTGCGTCGCTGCTACTTTGCTGGCAAACGTGTCTGCAAAGAGAAGGTAGAAAGGAACCCTCAGGAAGCAGTCAGCTAAGGagggacagcagcaggcagcttgGGAACAAATGTCAACAGCATCACTTGGGGAATGAAAATAGTCAGTAAGGGGACAGGGTACAGCCCTGTCTATGGGCACTCCTGAGGAAGGGCACATCTGGCCAGAGCCAGAGTGACTATCAGGGTCCAGAAATGCCTAGGAGGCAAATCTCAATGTTCAGAAATATGACGCTTCCCCCAGCATGGTCCCAGATGCCCCACAGTGCTTCAAGCAAGAGACAACACTTCCCAGTACTACACTGTGTTGGCCCCTTGTCCAACATCCACTAATGTGTTGGCTTGCAAAGGAACTGAAAGAGTGGGAAAAACGTTGTGGGAGCCATCATGCTTCAGGTCCCCTGAAGGTttgtatttgtgtttctttgcttgctttaatGATGTCTCTCCAAAACCTTTTGCCTCACTGAGGTCCAGTGTCTTGTGCAGACCCTGACACTTTGGTAAACAAGTGGTTTAAACAGGGTTTCACCCTGAGGGAGAAAAACCATGCAGGTGGGTGTACGCTTGCCCAGGTGCTACATCAGCTTTTATACTGATGGCAAAAAAGCTGTGATAAAACTCAGCTGGCGTTTTACATGGCAGATCATGTGTCAAGTAGACCAGCACGACACGGCTCTGCACCATAGGAAAGTGCTGATTTTACGTCCAAACACACTCTGGACCTGCAGGGGGGGGTGAGCAGGAGGGggatgtgttggttttgcgtggcaaggttttggtagcgggggggctacaggggtggcttctgtgagaagctgctagaagcttcccctgtgtctgatagagccaatgccagccggctccaagacggacccgccgctggccaaggccaagccaatcagcgcctctgtgataacatatttaagaaagagaaaaacagttagagagcgcttttgcagccagagagaggagtgagaagatgtaagaaactctgcagacaccaaggtcagtgcagaaggagggggaggaggtgctccaggcgccggagcaagattcccctgcagcccgtggtgaagaccatggtgaagcaggctgtccccctgcagcccatggagggaggatgagggggtgtagcgattccacctgcagcccgtggaggaccccacgccggagcaggtggagacacccacaggaggctgtgaccccgtgggaagcccgcgctggagcaagctcctggcaggacctgtgggtctgtggagagaggagcccacgccagagcaggtttgctggcaggacttgtgaccccgtgggggacccacgctggagcagtttgctcctgaaggtctgcaccctgtggaggagactcacgttggagaagtttgtgaaggactgtctcccatgagagggaccccacgctggagcaggggaacgatgagaggagtcctccccctgaggatgaagaagcggcagaaacaccgcgtgatgaactgaccgtaacccccattccccatccccctgtgccgctgaggggggcggaggctgaagccgggagtgaagttgggcccgggaagatgggaggggtggggggaggtgtttttaagatttggttttatttctcattcctctactctgttttgcttagtaataaataagatgaattccctctctaagttcggtctgttttgctcgtgatgataattagagaatgatctctccctgtccttatctcaacccgtaagttttggtttttttttttttttcattgtactttttctcccctgtctaatgaaagaggggagtgatagagcggctctggtgggcacctggccctcagccagggtcaacccaccacaggggaTTAGCATCTTGGTTTTGTCCAGGTAAGAACTCTCAGCTATCGATGAGAAGATGAATCCTTAACACATCTGCACTCCCAGATCACCTTGGGTACGGCCAGCAGTGTggatcagaaaaaagaaaatggtgagGTCAGATTTCATGGGTTTTAATTCTACAGTTTCCTTTATGCTCCTTCCCAGCGGGGCTCCACAGTGAGACAGCAAAGTGCAGCCTGGCACGGAGACCCAGTTTCATTTAACAGGAGGGGCTGGGCACTTATAAGCACAGCAAGAGGGACTATTTGcagcaaagaaatcaaaaggctgctttatttttttttaaaaagctgccaTGGAAATGTATCTGACTgcttagggaaagaaaatgcatttcccCTTGTTTGCAGTCACGGTGCAGGGGTGTGGGACAGGGCACATCTGGGGCACACTGCCAGTGCCAGCCAGTGTGGAAACAACCACACACACTTCTGCAAGCTTGAGCGATGCTTTCAATGCAGGGAAAGTCCCTGTCAGTCTTTATTTCACTGCACGTTTGTCTGATGCCTGTCTGCCTCCTGAAAAGCACCCTGCACCTCCCCAGGGTGGAGGAGCCCAACCAGCACCCAGCTAACACGACACAGTCTGGGAGCATCTGCTAGTTCAAACAAGGGTAGCCAAAGGTAACCTAAACAGAACTTCTTAAATGCCACCTTTTGTTGACAAAAGCAGGAGGGAAGATTTTTTGCTGTCAAAGGTGTGAGACAGCCCTACAAGCCTCACGCCTAGAAGTGCCAGAAGTATAAAAatgctcctttttctgttccttgtcCAAATATGTTCTTCCTTTTGGTTCTGCTTCTTCTTTTTTGGGGTTTGATAGCATTAGGACAATTTCAAAATCTTCGAGCACCCAAGTGCTGATCACTGGAAGTCTGGGGGTGGCAAGGGAAGGTGTGACCGACGTGGGGGGGTGGTTGGGTTGGGTTAGAGCCCATGGAAGACGGTGAGTGAAAGGCACAGGCCCTCTCACACAAGCTGATATGGGACTTCCCAGAGCAATCGTGTCACTGGGACCATCCTCTCCAGTGCACTGGTTCATTCCTAAGAGAGAACCTTTGCTGAGccagcagaaaaggaggctAGGAGGATATTGTGGCATGAAGGTATGGAAACtcgtggttttttttccctccctggtCAATCCGCAGTCTCTGCTGTCTTCTGAGGCTGGGTGACCACTTGATTAGAGATATGTCTCCAAATATTTGTGGGTCTGGGGCCTTCTTGGGGCTTCACAAGTCGCATATTGACCAGCTCCCCCCAACCTCACCTCGATCCATCTGAATCAAAGCTGAATCTGGTCTCACACAAAGGTTCAGAGTGCCCTGAGCACGAACTAGAGCATAACTTACCTGGGAGGCAAGATTAAAGGAGCAGATGCTCAGAAAGAAAACGCAGGACTGCCAACACAGGCAGCATTTTAATCAAACACCAGTTTCCTACTCTGGGAGTGGATGCCATGGAGGCTGTCCACAGAAATAGATACTTCACAGTCTTTGCAATGGGAAGACcttcttgaaataatttccaggGGACTGAATCCACATCCTAGTTCGATCCTCCTGGCCCATCTGAGACTAAAAAACAACTTCCACATACACTTCAAATCTGTCCTTGGGGgtcctgcagagcacagctgagGACCTCACTGTGCTCAGCTTTCCCAGCCCAAACCCAGACTGGGCAGAGCTGGACCTTTGCAACAAACCCTGCTTTTGTCCTTACCTGGCACTGATGTCCCCAGTGCAACAAACACGACCGCAGTGACTGAGTCCTTCAAGCCGATGGTGCAGCCAAAGTGGGATGCCAGGTCGCCAATGAAAGCTGTCAGGAGGCCGATCATGAGGATGGAGACTACGAAGCAAGCCCAGCCATTCCAGTAGTCTGTTGGGGGCACGAAGGCAAAAAGGACCTTCCAGAAGACAGTCAGAAAGTGCATAACATAGTCGAAGCAGGAGGGCAGCTTCTCCTCCCCACATTCATCATCATCGTCATCTTCACCTGGAGAAAACCACCAGTGCCTGATTAGACTCACCCATCCTGGGGGAGGTTGGGCAAAGCTCCTGTACATACCGCAGACTCGCAAAAGCTGTCTCCCGTGATTTGGGCCCTAGAAGGCCTTGACTTCCAAATACCTTATTTTCCAGGCAATCATTAGAGGGGCTTGATGGCCTTTCCTGGTCCCTTCCCACAGCACAGAGAGATTCTCCAAAGGCATTGGTCTCAAAAACCAACCTGCACTTCAGAAAAACGCAGAGCCTCGCACCAGCACCTCTGCCTGGGTTTAACCACCAGATGCTTTCTGGGGCTCAGCCCCTGCTTGGGAAGCCTTTCTCTAGAAGACGTGGGAAATGGCCAGCTTCACACTGGCTGGAGCTGACCAGGGTGGGCAAACCCACCAAGAGCAAAACATGCCTCCTGGAAACACCCCTAAGGAAGCCCTTTTTGAGCTGCTTTTCACAAATGCCTGAAATTGCTGCCAGCTCTCTGGGAAGACAGCTGGTTTTGGTGGCTATTGAGCTGATAGCTCTGGTGCTTCACCTTTTCTGCTACTGGCCCCCAGCCATGAAGAATACCTGCCCTAAAACCTCCCTGGTCCATCACTGCTGACTGTCCTTCCCTGTTGCATTTCTCTGCCCCGTCCCGTGCAACCCTATGAGCTCTGGCTGCCCATTCCTTTCGGTTTGGTCTGACCCAGGTCAGTGGGCACCCTCTGCACATGAAAATGCTTTCGCATTTGCACCCCTTCCAGGTAGCTGTCAAGTACCCCAGGCCATGAGCCAGCTACGGGGCATCATTTGTCATGGCAAAAATGCACTTCCCTTCTTCTCTCTATTTTATGTCCCTGATCCAGGTCAGTGCTTCACTTCTCACCAATCTGTTGTTAATGCCTTGCAAGGGTCATTTTCCCAGTGTGAGCCTGCCAGCAGTCCTGGCCCCATCTTTGCTCACCAGGCACATTGTGTGGGTCAGATCCTGGCTCTCCTGGTGCTGTGCTGAGCACTCGGCCCTGCACAGCACACCTCTGCTCACAGCTGTGGCCCCTGAGCAAGACCTGGGTCTCCAGCAGAGATAAGGAGTTGGGGATGCGAGTCCTTGTGCCCATCCTGCCTGATGTCCCAGGGGCTCTCAGACCCTGAGTGCCAGCTGCTGCATGCCCACAAAGGCTCTCAGGGAGTCATGCATCCATAGACATGCACTCCTGGACTGGGGGGCTCGTACCCAGAGCTCCTCTGTGGGTCGCAGGGAAAGAGCTCAGCAGATGTTGGACTATCCTGGCCCCCTCCCCTGGTTCTTCGGCCCTTTCCCTCAGCACTGGCCCAGCACATCTTCATGTTGTTGGTCCTGGCAGGGCCAT is a window encoding:
- the SLC8A1 gene encoding sodium/calcium exchanger 1 isoform X10; its protein translation is MQTWRAGKWSSLSDDLSPPSIPVGEAAEENEEKQPLTSKEEEERRIAEMGRPVLGEHSKLEVIIEESYEFKNTVDKLIKKTNLALVVGTNSWREQFIEAITVSAGEDDDDDECGEEKLPSCFDYVMHFLTVFWKVLFAFVPPTDYWNGWACFVVSILMIGLLTAFIGDLASHFGCTIGLKDSVTAVVFVALGTSVPDTFASKVAATQDQYADASIGNVTGSNAVNVFLGIGVAWSIAAIYHAAHGQAFQVSPGTLAFSVTLFTIFAFISVGVLLYRRRPEIGGELGGPRTSKLLTSSLFILLWLLYIFFSSLEAYCHIKGF